A window of the Hevea brasiliensis isolate MT/VB/25A 57/8 chromosome 6, ASM3005281v1, whole genome shotgun sequence genome harbors these coding sequences:
- the LOC110632004 gene encoding auxin-induced protein AUX22, with protein sequence MAKDLGLEIVTELRLGLPGGEVLNINKNEKKRVFSEVSREANSTTNDLNIPTKSLVVGWPPLCSYRKKNSFNEKEGLETSKMYVKVSMDGAPFLRKIDLGMHKAYSDLVVALEKLFGCYGIGEALKDADSSDYVPIYEDKDGDWMLVGDVPWEMFIESCKRLRIMKRSEAKGFGLQQKGGGLIKGMISNDDRN encoded by the exons ATGGCAAAAGATCTTGGACTTGAAATCGTCACTGAGCTAAGGTTGGGGCTACCAGGCGGTGAAGTTCTTAACATTAATAAAAATGAGAAGAAAAGGGTTTTCTCTGAGGTATCCCGCGAAGCTAATAGCACCACCAATGACCTGAATATCCCAACGAAAAGTCTAGTTGTGGGGTGGCCACCGCTTTGCTCTTATCGGAAAAAGAATAGTTTCAATGAGAAAGAAGGGCTTGAAACTTCGAAAATGTACGTCAAAGTTAGCATGGATGGAGCTCCTTTTCTTCGCAAGATTGATTTGGGCATGCACAAGGCGTATTCAGATCTCGTCGTTGCATTGGAGAAGTTATTCGGCTGTTATGGCATTG GGGAAGCGTTGAAGGATGCAGACAGCAGCGACTACGTTCCCATATATGAAGACAAGGATGGAGACTGGATGCTAGTAGGAGACGTTCCCTGGGA GATGTTTATTGAATCGTGCAAGAGACTAAGAATCATGAAGAGATCAGAGGCCAAAGGATTTGGTCTGCAGCAGAAAGGTGGTGGTCTTATTAAGGGAATGATATCAAACGATGATCGTAATTGA
- the LOC110631987 gene encoding ABC transporter F family member 4: protein MGKKKTEETGLATRSKASSKDGKKEKISVAALLANMDQKPDKPKRGSTSSLSTAKARAPKVSSYTDGIDLPPDEEDDYASEDEQQQAGAKRQSSRQQRGEPKLLDISVTDKELKKREKKELLAAYTAEQAKKEALKDDHDAFTVVIGSRASVLEGEDEADANVKDITIDNFSVSARGKELLKNASVKISHGKRYGLVGPNGMGKSTLLKLIAWRKIPVPKNIDVLLVEQEVVGDDKTALEAVVAANEELLKIRQEVASLQNSTSATGNEDGDDDINGNDAGEKLAELYEKLQILGSDAAEAQASKILAGLGFTREMQGRPTQSFSGGWRMRISLARALFVQPTLLLLDEPTNHLDLRAVLWLEEYLCRWKKTLVVVSHDRDFLNTVCNEIIHLHDLKLHVYRGNFDDFESGYEQRRKEMNKKFEIYDKQVKAAKRSGNRVQQEKVKDRAKFAAAKEASKSKAKGKVDEDEPLSEAPKKWKDYSVEFHFPEPTELTPPLLQLIEVSFSYPNREDFRLSNVDVGIDMGTRVAIVGPNGAGKSTLLNLLAGDLVATEGEVRRSQKLRIGRYSQHFVDLLTMDETPVQYLLRLHPEQEGLSKQEAVRAKLGKFGLPSHNHLTPIAKLSGGQKARVVFTSISMSRPHILLLDEPTNHLDMQSIDALADALDEFTGGVVLVSHDSRLISRVCEDEERSEIWVVENGTVNAYPGTFEEYKEELQREIKAEVDD, encoded by the coding sequence ATGGGAAAAAAGAAAACAGAAGAGACTGGTCTAGCCACTAGATCAAAGGCAAGCAGCAAAGatggaaagaaagagaaaatatCTGTTGCGGCCTTGCTTGCCAACATGGACCAGAAACCTGATAAACCTAAAAGGGGATCAACATCTTCCTTGAGCACTGCCAAGGCAAGGGCTCCAAAAGTTTCATCTTATACTGATGGGATTGATCTCCCTCCTGATGAAGAGGATGATTATGCCTCTGAGGATGAGCAACAGCAGGCTGGGGCCAAAAGGCAATCGAGCAGGCAGCAAAGGGGTGAACCTAAGCTACTTGATATCTCTGTAACAGACAAAGAACTTAAGAAGCGAGAAAAGAAGGAATTACTTGCTGCTTATACTGCAGAGCAGGCCAAAAAAGAGGCCCTTAAGGATGACCATGATGCTTTCACTGTTGTTATTGGTAGCCGAGCTTCAGTACTCGAAGGTGAAGATGAAGCAGATGCTAATGTCAAAGATATAACAATAGATAATTTTTCCGTGTCAGCACGGGGGAAAGAACTCCTAAAGAATGCATCAGTGAAGATATCTCACGGAAAGAGATATGGTTTGGTTGGGCCCAATGGAATGGGCAAGTCCACCTTGTTAAAGCTTATTGCTTGGAGAAAGATTCCTGTACCTAAAAACATAGATGTGCTTCTGGTTGAACAAGAGGTGGTTGGTGACGATAAAACTGCTCTAGAAGCAGTTGTTGCAGCTAATGAAGAGCTTCTCAAGATTCGACAAGAAGTTgcttctttgcaaaattcaacgTCTGCTACTGGTAATGAGGATGGAGATGATGATATAAATGGAAATGATGCAGGAGAGAAGCTTGCTGAATTGTATGAGAAATTGCAGATCTTGGGGTCAGATGCTGCTGAGGCTCAGGCATCAAAGATTCTTGCTGGGTTGGGTTTCACCAGGGAAATGCAGGGCCGTCCAACTCAGTCATTTAGCGGTGGCTGGAGGATGAGAATTTCATTAGCAAGGGCACTTTTTGTGCAGCCAACTCTATTATTGTTGGATGAACCCACTAACCACCTTGACCTGAGAGCTGTTCTCTGGTTGGAGGAGTACCTGTGCAGGTGGAAGAAAACTCTTGTTGTTGTTTCTCATGATAGGGATTTCCTTAACACAGTGTGCAATGAAATTATCCATCTtcatgacttgaagcttcatGTCTACCGAGGGAATTTTGATGATTTTGAAAGTGGATATGAGCAGCGTCGCAAAGAGATGAACAAGAAATTTGAGATTTATGATAAGCAGGTGAAAGCTGCGAAGAGATCAGGCAACCGTGTACAGCAGGAAAAGGTTAAAGATCGTGCAAAGTTTGCTGCTGCCAAGGAAGCATCCAAGAGCAAGGCAAAGGGCAAAGTGGATGAAGATGAACCCTTGTCAGAGGCTCCAAAAAAGTGGAAAGATTACAGTGTGGAGTTCCACTTCCCTGAACCTACAGAGCTGACACCACCACTTTTGCAGCTGATTGAAGTCAGCTTCAGTTATCCCAACCGGGAGGATTTCAGGCTCTCAAATGTTGATGTGGGCATTGATATGGGTACCCGTGTTGCCATTGTTGGGCCCAATGGGGCTGGAAAATCTACTCTACTTAATCTTCTTGCTGGCGATTTGGTTGCAACTGAGGGTGAAGTAAGAAGAAGTCAGAAGTTGCGGATTGGGAGGTATTCACAACACTTCGTGGACCTATTGACAATGGATGAAACACCTGTTCAGTATCTTCTTCGACTTCATCCTGAACAAGAGGGACTTAGTAAGCAGGAGGCCGTTCGTGCCAAGCTTGGGAAATTTGGGCTCCCTAGTCATAATCACCTCACTCCAATTGCAAAACTGTCAGGAGGGCAGAAAGCTCGGGTTGTATTCACATCGATTTCCATGTCTAGGCCGCACATATTATTGTTGGATGAGCCAACAAATCATTTAGACATGCAGAGTATTGATGCATTGGCTGATGCACTGGATGAATTTACTGGCGGAGTTGTCTTGGTTAGTCATGATTCCAGGCTTATATCTCGTGTTTGTGAGGATGAAGAGAGAAGTGAAATTTGGGTAGTAGAAAATGGAACCGTGAATGCTTACCCTGGCACATTTGAGGAGTACAAGGAAGAGCTACAGAGGGAAATTAAAGCAGAGGTGGATGACTAA
- the LOC110631996 gene encoding palmitoyl-acyl carrier protein thioesterase, chloroplastic-like, whose translation MNKKTRKISKFKKEIREELAPHFRNCDPIITKDSGKLLQLDVNTADYARTGFTPGWDQLDLNQHVNHVPYINWILKILNAMPRCVSYSSRQAITQVLMHLPSFDSSRSFVEHHELSVITMESWKECNTDSVQHSLAKIVKSGVCYDNNSNNVIELEHLILQKNGSEIARVSTIWKPIEIPAETASQHD comes from the exons ATGAATAAGAAAACAAGGAAGATATCCAAGTTTAAAAAGGAAATCAGAGAAGAGTTAGCTCCTCATTTTAGGAATTGTGATCCTATCATTACTAAGGATAGCGGAAAATTGCTGCAACTCGATGTTAATACAGCAGATTATGCTCGTACAGGTTTCACA CCTGGTTGGGATCAGCTTGATCTCAATCAACATGTGAACCATGTTCCGTACATTAACTGGATTCTTAAG ATACTTAATGCCATGCCACGTTGTGTTTCCTACTCTTCACGACAAGCCATTACTCAAGTTTTGATGCATTTACCAAGTTTTGATTCTTCCCGCTCTTTCGTAGAACATCACGAGCTttctgttataactatggagtcCTGGAAGGAGTGCAACACAGATAGCGTACAGCATTCTCTAGCTAAAATTGTTAAAAGTGGCGTCTGTTatgataataatagtaataatgttATAGAGTTGGAGCACTTGATCCTCCAGAAGAATGGATCCGAAATTGCTAGGGTAAGCACCATTTGGAAGCCAATAGAGATTCCAGCAGAAACTGCTAGCCAGCATGACTAA